The following coding sequences are from one Cervus canadensis isolate Bull #8, Minnesota chromosome 4, ASM1932006v1, whole genome shotgun sequence window:
- the HSPA9 gene encoding stress-70 protein, mitochondrial yields MISASRAAVSRLVGTAASRGPTAARHQDGWNGLSHEAFRIVSRRDYASEAIKGAVVGIDLGTTNSCVAVMEGKQAKVLENAEGARTTPSVVAFTADGERLVGMPAKRQAVTNPNNTFYATKRLIGRRYDDPEVQKDIKNVPFKIVRASNGDAWVEAHGKLYSPSQIGAFVLMKMKETAENYLGHTAKNAVITVPAYFNDSQRQATKDAGQISGLNVLRVINEPTAAALAYGLDKSEDKIIAVYDLGGGTFDISILEIQKGVFEVKSTNGDTFLGGEDFDQALLRHIVKEFKRETGVDLTKDNMALQRVREAAEKAKCELSSSVQTDINLPYLTMDASGPKHLNMKLTRAQFEGIVTDLIRRTIAPCQKAMQDAEVSKSDIGEVILVGGMTRMPKVQQTVQDLFGRAPSKAVNPDEAVAIGAAIQGGVLAGDVTDVLLLDVTPLSLGIETLGGVFTKLINRNTTIPTKKSQVFSTAADGQTQVEIKVCQGEREMAGDNKLLGQFTLIGIPPAPRGVPQIEVTFDIDANGIVHVSAKDKGTGREQQIVIQSSGGLSKDDIENMVKNAEKYAEEDRRKKERVEAVNMAEGIIHDTETKMEEFKDQLPADECNKLKEEISKMRELLARKDSETGENIRQAASSLQQASLKLFEMAYKKMASEREGSGSSGSGEQKDNQKEEKQ; encoded by the exons ATGATAAGCGCCAGCCGAGCCGCAGTATCCCGTCTCGTCGGCACCGCAGCCTCCCGGGGCCCCACAGCTGCCCGCCACCAG gatggcTGGAATGGCCTTAGTCATGAGGCTTTTAGAATTGTTTCAAGGCGGGACTATGC ATCAGAAGCAATCAAGGGAGCAGTTGTTGGTATTGATTTGGGTACTACCAACTCCTGTGTGGCAGTTATGGAAGGTAAACAAGCAAAG GTGCTAGAGAACGCTGAAGGTGCCAGAACAACCCCTTCAGTTGTAGCCTTTACAGCAGATGGTGAACGACTTGTTGGCATGCCGGCCAAGCGACAGGCTGTCACCAATCCAAACAACACATTCTATGCTACCAAGCGTCTTATTGGTCGGCGATATGATGACCCAGAAGTTCAGAAGGACAT TAAAAATGTTCCTTTTAAAATTGTCCGTGCCTCTAATGGTGATGCCTGGGTTGAAGCTCATGGAAAACTCTATTCCCCAAGTCAGATTGGAGCATTTgtgttgatgaagatgaaagagactgCAG aaaattattTGGGGCATACAGCAAAAAATGCTGTGATCACAGTCCCAGCTTATTTCAATGACTCTCAGAGACAG gcCACTAAGGATGCTGGCCAGATATCTGGACTAAATGTGCTTCGGGTAATTAATGAACCCACAGCCGCTGCTTTGGCTTATGGTCTGGACAAATCAGAAGACAAAAT cattgCTGTGTATGATTTAGGTGGTGGAACTTTTGATATTTCCATACTGGAAATTCAGAAAGGAGTATTTGAGGTGAAATCCACCAATGGAGACACTTTCTTAGGTGGTGAAGACTTTGACCAGGCCTTGCTGCGCCACATTGTGAAGGAGTTCAAAAGAGAG ACGGGGGTTGATTTGACCAAAGACAACATGGCGCTTCAGAGAGTTCGGGAAGCTGCTGAGAAGGCCAAGTGTGAACTCTCTTCATCTGTGCAG ACTGACATCAATTTGCCTTATCTTACAATGGATGCTTCTGGACCCAAGCATTTGAATATGAAGCTGACTCGGGCTCAGTTTGAAGGGATTGTTACTGATCTAATCAGAAGGACCATTGCCCCATGCCAAAAAGCCATGCAAGATGCAGAAGTCAGCAAGAGTGACATAGGAGAAGTGATTCTGGTTGGTGGCATGACTAGGATGCCCAAG GTTCAGCAGACTGTGCAGGATCTCTTTGGCCGAGCCCCAAGTAAAGCTGTCAATCCTGATGAGGCTGTGGCCATAGGAGCTGCCATTCAGGGAGGTGTGCTGGCTGGTGATGTGACAGATGTGCTGCTCCTGGATGTCACTCCCCTGTCTCTGGGTATTGAGACCCTGGGAGGTGTCTTCACCAAGCTTATTAACAGGAACACCACTATTCCAACCAAGAAGAGCCAG GTGTTTTCTACAGCTGCTGATGGACAGACTCAAGTGGAGATTAAAGTGTGTCAGGGTGAGAGAGAGATGGCTGGAGACAACAAACTTCTTGGACAGTTTACTTTG ATTGGAATTCCCCCAGCCCCTCGTGGAGTCCCTCAGATTGAAGTTACATTTGACATTGATGCCAATGGGATTGTACATGTTTCTGCCAAAGATAAGGGTACAGGACGCGAGCAGCAGA ttgTGATTCAGTCTTCTGGTGGATTAAGCAAAGATGATATTGAAAATATGGTTAAAAATGCAGAGAAGTATGCTGAGGAAGACCGGCGAAAGAAG gAACGAGTTGAAGCAGTTAATATGGCTGAAGGAATCATCCATGACACAGAGACCAAGATGGAAGAATTCAAGGACCAACTGCCTGCTGATGAA tGCAACAAGCTAAAAGAAGAGATCTCCAAAATGAGGGAGCTCCTTGCTCGGAAAGACAGTGAAACGGGAGAAAACATAAGGCAGGCGGCATCTTCCCTTCAGCAAGCATCATTGAAGCTTTTCGAAATGGCATACAAAAAG ATGGCATCCGAGCGAGAAGGCTCTGGAAGCTCTGGCTCTGGGGAGCAAAAGGACAATCAAAAGGAGGAGAAACAGTAA